In a single window of the Silurus meridionalis isolate SWU-2019-XX chromosome 8, ASM1480568v1, whole genome shotgun sequence genome:
- the cdc5l gene encoding cell division cycle 5-like protein, which yields MPRIMIKGGVWRNTEDEILKAAVMKYGKNQWSRIASLLHRKSAKQCKARWYEWLDPSIKKTEWSREEEEKLLHLAKLMPTQWRTIAPIIGRTAAQCLEHYEYLLDKAAQRDNEEDTNDDPRKLKPGEIDPNPETKPARPDPVDMDEDELEMLSEARARLANTQGKKAKRKAREKQLEEARRLAALQKRRELRAAGIDIQKKRKKKRGVDYNAEIPFEKKPAPGFYDTSMEQYDPLEPNFKRLRQQHLDGELRNDKEERERKKDKQKIKKKKESDLPSAILQTSGVSEFTKKRSKLVLPAPQISDTELEEVVKLGQASEIARQTAEESGITNSASSALLSEYNVTNNSMALRTPQTPAAQDKIIQEAQNLMALTNVDTPLKGGLNTPLHESDFTGVTPQRQVVQTPNTMLSTPFRTPSHGAEGLTPHSGMTPKPTIGVTPGRTPLRDKLNINAEDGVVDYTDPAYAKHVQRESREQLKMGLLSLPLPKNDFEIVLPENAEREMEEPEVDESFVEDASDIELCKQAVRDAEREKELRQRHTAVQRNLPRPSEVNETILRPQNVEPPLTDLQLAEELIKKEMITMVHYDSLHHPYTDVLSKKGKGAGSGSTNAEHVAYLEKTAYEKVSEEDLLKGKELLRQEMEVVKHGMGHGDLSIEAYNQVWEECYSQVLYLPGQSRYTRANLASKKDRIESLEKKLEVNRGHMTTEAKRAAKMEKKMKILLGGYQSRAMGLIKQLSDLWDQVEQAHMELHTFEELKKQEDLAIPRRKEALREDVQRQQDREKELQQRFGDLLLEKETLLSEKV from the exons ATGCCGCGAATTATGATTAAAGGTGGCGTTTGGCGCAACACTGAG GATGAGATCCTTAAAGCAGCTGTAATGAAATATGGCAAAAATCAGTGGTCTCGTATCGCCTCTCTGCTGCACAGGAAGTCAGCCAAGCAGTGTAAAGCTAGATG GTACGAATGGCTAGATCCCAGCATTAAGAAAACAGAATGGTCAcgtgaggaggaggaaaagcTCCTTCATTTAGCCAAGTTGATGCCCACCCAGTGGAGAACAATAGCTCCCATTATTGGCCGAACTGCAGCACAGTGCCTGGAGCACTATGAGTATCTTCT AGACAAGGCTGCCCAAAGAGACAATGAAGAGGACACCAACGATGACCCTCGCAAGCTCAAGCCAGGAGAGATTGATCCAAATCCTGAAACCAAGCCGGCCAGGCCAGACCCTGTCGACATGGATGAAG ATGAGttggagatgctgtcagaggccAGGGCTCGTTTAGCAAACACACAAGGTAAAAAGGCCAAGCGGAAAGCCAGGGAAAAGCAGCTAGAGGAGGCAAG GCGCCTGGCAGCTCTGCAGAAGCGCAGAGAGTTGCGTGCTGCAGGCATAGACATTCAGAAGAAGCGGAAGAAAAAGCGTGGTGTAGACTACAACGCAGAGATTCCCTTTGAAAAAAAGCCTGCTCCAGGATTTTACGATACGTCTATGGAGCAGTACGACCCACTTGAGCCCAACTTCAAAAGACTACGCCAGCAGCATCTTGACGGAGAGCTGAGAAA TGATAAAGAGGAGCGTGAGCGCAAAAAGGACAAGCAGAAGatcaagaagaagaaagagtcTGATCTCCCCTCTGCCATTTTGCAAACCAGTGGGGTGTCTGagttcacaaaaaaaagaagcaagcTTGTGTTGCCTGCACCACAG ATATCAGACACTGAGCTGGAGGAGGTGGTGAAGCTTGGACAGGCTAGTGAAATTGCTCGCCAAACAGCAGAGGAGTCTGGAATCACAAACTCTGCTTCCAGTGCTCTGCTTTCCGAGTACAATGTCACCAATAACAGCATGGCCCTGCGCACACCGCAGACTCCGGCAGCACAGGACAAGATTATACAG GAAGCCCAGAATCTGATGGCGCTTACTAACGTGGACACTCCTCTTAAGGGGGGTCTAAACACACCTTTGCATGAGAGTGACTTCACTGGGGTCACTCCACAGAGGCAGGTGGTCCAGACCCCCAACACTATGCTTTCAACACCTTTCAG AACTCCTAGTCATGGCGCAGAGGGTTTGACCCCTCACAGTGGCATGACCCCAAAGCCTACAATAGGAGTGACACCAGGTCGTACGCCCCTGCGGGACAAACTCAACATCAATGCTGAGGATGGTGTGGTGGATTACACAGATCCAGCTTATGCCAAACATGTG CAACGGGAGTCTCGTGAGCAGCTGAAGATGGGCCTATTGTCCCTTCCACTGCCCAAGAATGACTTTGAGATTGTGCTGCCTGAGAATGCTGAGAGGGAGATGGAAGAGCCAGAGGTGGATGAGAGCTTTGTGGAGGATGCATCTGATATTGAACTCTGTAAACAG GCAGTCAGAGATGCTGAGCGTGAGAAAGAGCTGAGGCAGAGACACACAGCAGTGCAGAGGAATTTACCCAGGCCCTCCGAG GTAAATGAGACCATTTTGAGGCCTCAGAATGTTGAGCCACCTCTCACAGATCTGCAGCTGGCAGAGGAGCTCATAAAGAAAGAGATGATCACTATGGTCCACTATGACAGTCTTCACCACCCATACACAGACGTTCTCTCTAAGAAAGGTAAAGGAGCGGGCTCAGGTTCTACCAACGCTGAGCATGTTGCCTACCTGGAGAAAACAGCCTACGAAAAAGTGTCTGAGGAGGACCTCCTAAAG GGTAAAGAGCTACTGCGGCAAGAGATGGAAGTGGTGAAGCATGGCATGGGTCATGGCGATCTTTCCATTGAGGCCTATAACCAAGTTTGGGAGGAgtgttacagtcaggtgttGTACCTACCTGGACAGAGCCGATACACCAGAGCCAATCTGGCCAGCAAAAAGGACAGGATTGAGTCCCTGGAAAAGAAACTGGAG GTCAACAGGGGGCACATGACAACCGAGGCAAAAAGGGCAGCCaagatggagaagaagatgaagattctTTTGGGGGGATACCAGTCTCGGGCCATGGGTCTAATAAAGCAGCTGAGTGACTTGTGGGATCAGGTAGAGCAAGCCCACATGGAGCTGCACACCTTCGAGGAACTAAAGAAGCAGGAGGACTTGGCCATCCCACGCAGAAAGGAG gctttGAGAGAAGATGTGCAAAGGCAACAGGACAGAGAGAAGGAGCTCCAGCAGAGGTTCGGTGATCTTCTTCTTGAGAAGGAAACTTTGCTTTCAGAGAAGGTGTAA